Proteins encoded in a region of the Procambarus clarkii isolate CNS0578487 chromosome 28, FALCON_Pclarkii_2.0, whole genome shotgun sequence genome:
- the LOC138369359 gene encoding cuticle protein AM1159-like produces MMKFVILAAAVCAVAFGAPRASHLAASEASVPSDHNTTVVPILEDKRTNDNNGTFTVNVKTGNGITMSESGSPSGTNGSVVQTGEFSYTAPDGTPVTVKFVADENGFQPQSNMMPVAPAFPHPIAQFVLDQIAFAAKEDAARSLALADAVFEDPASLS; encoded by the exons ATGATGAAGTTT GTGATCCTCGCTGCTGCCGTGTGCGCTGTGGCCTTCGGTGCCCCCAGGGCCTCACACTTAGCTGCCTCCGAAGCCTCAGTCCCGTCTGACCACAATACCACAGTTGTGCCCATCCTTGAGGACAAGCGCACAAACGACAACAATGGAACGTTTACCGTCAACGTGAAGACTGGCAACGGTATCACCATGTCCGAGTCTGGTTCTCCCTCCGGTACTAACGGTTCTGTGGTCCAGACTGGAGAATTTTC CTACACTGCCCCTGACGGCAccccagtcacagtgaagttcgttGCTGATGAGAACGGCTTCCAGCCCCAGTCCAACATGATGCCGGTGGCTCCTGCCTTCCCCCACCCAATCGCCCAGTTTGTGCTTGACCAGATCGCCTTCGCCGCTAAGGAAGACGCTGCTCGGTCCTTGGCCCTTGCTGACGCCGTCTTTGAGGACCCGGCTTCCTTGTCCTAG